A genomic region of Pongo pygmaeus isolate AG05252 chromosome 7, NHGRI_mPonPyg2-v2.0_pri, whole genome shotgun sequence contains the following coding sequences:
- the TP53INP1 gene encoding tumor protein p53-inducible nuclear protein 1 isoform X2: MFQRLNKMFVGEVSSSSNQEPEFSEKEDDEWILVDFIDTCTGFSAEEEEEEEDISEESPTEHPSVFSCLPASLECLADTSDSCFLQFESCPMEESWFITPPPCFTAGGLTTIKVETSPMENLLIEHPSMSVYAVHNSCPGLSEATRGTDELHSPSSPRARKSCL, encoded by the exons ATGTTCCAGAGGCTGAATAAAATGTTTGTGGGTGAAGTCAGTTCTTCCTCCAACCAAGAACCAGAATTCAGTGAGAAAGAAGATGATGAATGGATTCTTGTTGACTTCATAG ATACTTGCACTGGTTTCTcagcagaagaagaagaagaagaggaggacatCAGTGAAGAGTCACCTACTGAGCACCCTTCAGTCTTTTCCTGTTTACCGGCATCTCTTGAGTGCTTGGCTGATACAAGTGATTCCTGCTTCCTCCAGTTTGAGTCATGTCCAATGGAGGAGAGCTGGTTTATCACCCCACCCCCATGTTTTACTGCAGGTGGATTAACCACTATCAAGGTGGAAACAAGTCCTATGGAAAACCTTCTCATTGAACATCCCAGCATGTCTGTCTATGCTGTGCATAACTCCTGCCCTGGTCTCAGTGAGGCCACCCGTGGGACTGATGAATTACATAGCCCAAGTAGTCCCAG